Genomic DNA from Candidatus Nitrosopumilus koreensis AR1:
AGTCTTTTCACAGTCACCAACATAGACAATGTTGAATCTATCCTTATCTCTAGACATAATTAGAAACACCAATTTTTCCATTGGAGGCCCCCATTCATCAAGAGGAATAGGGCCAAGAAACTCATACTGGAGAATTTGAATGCTCAATGACGATATTTCATTAAACCGTCTTTTCTTCTTTTCCAAAAAATTACCAAGTACGATAAAATTGATCGCAAAATATGAACTTGAAAAGATTAAATTCAAGAGTAATTGATTTTTTGTAAATGAAAGAGCCTCACAATCATGCACAAGTAGGATATGCCATGATTGCAGTAGCAGCTTCATTAGCAGTAATTGGAATAATGGGGCTTTTTATGGCAGATGACGTATTGTTTTCAGACAACATGCAGAGAGAACACACCGCACACTTTAACGAATGCAAGGCAAATGATTTCAAGACAGATGGTTGTGAAAAATACTGGGATAGAATCAACAACCCAATCTCAGGAATTTATGTAGATCTGGAAGAATAGTTTCTAGAATCCATTTGAAAAATCTTCTAGCATATTTTGATTTTTGGTCAATCGATTCATTGCAAAAAACGCACCACCTACAATTCCCGCCTGATAAAAAGTATACAAAAATACTCCCGAAGAGGTAGGATCAGATTTTGTAAAGCTTAGTACTAGCATCGTAAAGAAAACAAAAGTTCCAACAAAAGTCACCAATCTATTTAAGAATCCAGTGTTCAGACCAACAATTCTTTTGGTAGCTGCTGCCATCAATGTAATACTTGTTATGATTAGAAATGTTGCACCGCCATTTGCAATAACAAAACTGTTAACCCATACAAGTAATCCATCCTCAAAAATAGAGACATCAGGCATTATACTACCTCCATTTATTGCAAAGTTTACAGAACTAAACATACCTCCAATTACAAAGAAAAACAAGAAAATTTTCACAATTGAGCGTTTTATAGGACTACGAAGTTCAGAAGGCTTTACTGCTTTTTCGGTAATTCTTACACCATAAAGGAATCCAACGGCCATGGCAGGAATGAACATTATGTTGATTAGAATTGGAGACTGTCTGTTCATTTCGTCAATTTGAGGATGAAATGTTAGGAATAATATTACTGCAAGAGATGCTGAGGCTCCAAACAAAATCAATCCCAGATATTTATGGTTGTTTGATTCATAGGAATCAGCCCAGTTGTACATTTGATAGAATCAACAGAAAATCATTAAAGACCAAATCCAAAAATCATTTGGTCAAATTATCAATTTTAGTTACATGTAATATGGTTTCAGCATATCATTTGTATTCATTTTTGCTGGACACATACTGTTTTTTGGTTAATGCATAAGATAATAGAGGAAATTGTCATTTTTACATATTTTTTAATTATTTCCCCCTCCAATACATGATCAAAGTACTTAATAGAGATTAGACTCACATGTTATGAGTGAGTCGGGTAATTTTACGAGTATTGTTAATTGGAGTTTTGGGTGTTTTGTTTACAGGTACCACTTTTTTGATTCAAAATGCACATGCTACTACTTTTACTAGTATTGTAGCAAATGACCCCGATGATGGAGATACTATATTCAGTAATGACGATACAATCATCATGTCATTTGCGTCAACTAATGCTACAGGGAGTGGAACAATGACAGATACTGAAATTAAAGCAAATTTTACCTCTTCAAACTCAGATCTCTTTGATACTGGTGGAACGTACACAGGATTCTGGAGTTCGGATTCCACAACATTAACAATTTATGTGAACTCTACTACAGGAGTTACAACTACTCCTGTTCCAGATACAACTGTAATCAATTATGATACATCTAATGGAAAGCTAGGTGAATCAGACAATACAGAACTAACAGGTGGGGCCATAACTTTGACAGGGGACTTCGGTATAGCTACTAGTTCTAGTTCATCAAGTGATTCATCTAAGAATGGCTCAGGTTGTGCAGGAGACTGTGAAGAGCCAACAATAGGAATTGACTCTCATGGAAAGCGTCAGGTGAGTGGTGGTTTTTCATACAACGGATATACAGTTGACGTTGAGAGGTATTTCACACCATACCCACTAATCACAGCTGATATTGGAAAGACAAATGTTGCAGAGTTTAAGATCTATGAAAATACAGGAGTTCAGAACATAAGGCACTTTACATTTGCATTTGGAATGGACAAAGGCGATATCATTTCAAATAGCAAAGCAAAGATTGAACTAGATATTGATTTTGATGGAACAGAGACAGTAACAGTAACTGATCCTGAAAATGCACTTGATAACATCAAAGTCACTACAAGCAAGGTTTCATGCATGGAACACTCCACTAACGAGTGCTTGAAGGTGTCAATTCAGCATATGTTCAGAGCACCATTGGACTTTAACATTGTTGGAACAGATGTATGGGACACTAAACGCAGCTCATGGCAAAACTATTACAATCACGGAATCGAGGTGGTTGGAGAATCACTAAACCCTCCAAAGGAATATGACGGAGTAAACAAGGGACATATCTACCACCTGACTGAAACAAGCAAAACTACGGCAGTAGATGAGTTTGGAGATACATGGACATTCCAATACGGAACATGGAGCAAAGACTACATCAAGAAAGAAAGAATTCAAGATGGCCAGAAAATGGTGTTTGACAGGATGCATTCAGAGTTTGGAGCATACAAAAAAGACAATGTAGACAAAGCATTTGGTCAGTTGCTAGAATTATGTCCAACATGTATAGAAGAATTTACAGACTTGGAATATGCAAAAAGTTACGACTATGCAAAGGCCAGTTCAAACAAGCTAGACAGACCAGATATCAAATACAAAATGATCTGGGAGGAAAACAAAGCTCAGAAAATCATGAATCAAATAATGGATTCAAAATTCCATATCAAAGAAGCATATTTTGGCAATCAGTAATTTTTTAAGTTTTTAACATATAGCACACATTGATTTTATGAAAATTGAATTAGTATTAATTGGAACTGGATTTATTATTGGAATATTAGGAATCATCTTTCATTTACAAGGTCAATCAGTTGTGGGGCCTGAATCATCATTCATGTATTCTAATCCAAAGTGGACAACATATGGAATACAAATAGTTGTAATAGGAATCATCATCACATCATCAGGAATAATCATTACAAAAATAAAACGAAACTAGTTAATTGCTCGAAGGGTAATAGTACTCCGAATTTTTTTTAGTTTCCTAATTTTCGATGTTATCACTTCGTTCATCTGTGATTGTGTATCAGTTTCAAATTCAGCAACCACATCATAGCTGCCAAAAGTCACCATACAGTTTTTGACTTCAGGAATATCTTTAAGTTGAGAGTATAGAGATTGCTCTTCTCCAATTTCACAACTAATCAACATGTAAGATTTTTCCATGCCTAAAATATATCAAAAAAACATCAACTTAAACACAGCTAAGAAAACATTTTTCCAGAATTGATCTCAAAAACCTGCCAAGATAGGATCAGAGGGTTTCATTATCTCCCTCAACAAAATTGTTGCAAAAGATCCCCTTGACAACGTAAATTCTACTGAATTATCATGAGACGAATAGTTAGTACAGTGTATTGCAGCTTGTCTAAAGCCACCCTCATTGCTTACTTCTTGCATCTCTTTGATGAAAAAATCTTTAGGAGATATCTCTTCTTGTTTTAGAACTTCAGATATTTGGTAGCCAAATCTAGTTTTTTTATAATAAGAATAACCAACAAAAGGCAATGCCAATTTTTGATCCAGTCCCTTGACAAATTTTCCAATAACACCTTTAAAATCAAAACATACATCACCTGATTCTGCCTCAAACAGATTTTCACCATCGCTAAAAGCCGCACTCAGAGACTGGTTGAAGATAAATGACTGATATGCTTGGATGTAAAATCTTCTCAAAGATAATGGGATTGAACGTATTGCATGAAAGGCATCATCATGCTCAATCATTTCTTTTATAACAATTCTTTCAATATCCATTTGACGTGGAATCTGATCAAAATATTGTTGGAAATTTTGTTTATCAGCAAGTTTTTGACGAATCTCACTGTTTTCTTTTGAATCATATGATGATGTAAAAGATAAAATCAATTCAATTGCTTTCTCAAAATTTCTTTGAACAATCGCTTTTCCTATAAGATGTGTTACAGGTCTTTTAGAGCCAAATCGTTGATACCCATAAAAATTCAAGACTTTATCAAACTCTTCAAAAGAAGATAATCCATCAGAACACTCAGAAATTTTAATTCTAAAATGATTTCCAACCATGTCTTTTTTTGATAGAGGTTTTTTTACAAAACCTATTTTTTTCAGAGAATATTTTTCAGTTGAGAAATCTTCAATTGCTTTTCCCTTGTTTCCAGAACAGACAAATTGTTCAGTAACTGCAGATGCATCCTTTAATCCAAGAGAT
This window encodes:
- a CDS encoding Lrp/AsnC ligand binding domain-containing protein; translated protein: MEKSYMLISCEIGEEQSLYSQLKDIPEVKNCMVTFGSYDVVAEFETDTQSQMNEVITSKIRKLKKIRSTITLRAIN